The following DNA comes from Bacteroidales bacterium.
CTTCCTGTTTCGACAAATGAATTGTGGAATAACCAAAAGTCCAACACATGAGATCTTATGCATTTTGCCCCATAACTGAAAGTAAGATAAACGAAAGGGTTACGCGTGTCAACGCAGTTTTGACATTATTGATTCTAATAGCTTTTGCGCTGACTCAACATGTTGTATTGATGGTTATGCTGGCTGTTGACTTTTTTTTCAGGGCGATACCCTATTCAAAGTTTAGCCTGGTGGTAATGACCTCGCGGAATCTCGTAAAGTATTTTCCGGACGCTGTTTCTCTTATCAACGCGGGCCCAAA
Coding sequences within:
- a CDS encoding DUF4395 domain-containing protein, translating into MRSYAFCPITESKINERVTRVNAVLTLLILIAFALTQHVVLMVMLAVDFFFRAIPYSKFSLVVMTSRNLVKYFPDAVSLINAGPKIFAARIGALITVLIVLSMAFSLSSLAIALTGLLGIFAFLEGAFGICVACKIYPYLYDFLYK